The SAR202 cluster bacterium genome segment ATGCTTCGGCGCGATATCTATGGACTGCTCCAGCGTGCTCGCCCATTGCGCCAGGGTCTGGTACGGCAGGCCGAACATGAGATCAAAGCTGGCGTTGTCGAAACCGGCGTCCTTCGCCATGCGGTATGCCTTGAGAGCGCCGTCCACGGAGTGGCGCCTGCCGAGTAGCTTCAGCAGGCCGTCGTCCAGCGTCTGTACGCCCATGCTGAGCCGGTTGACGCCGGACTCCAGGTAGGTCTGCAGCTTGCGCTCGTTGAAATCGCCCGGGTTGCACTCGATTGTGACCTCGGCGTCGCTGCGGATAGGGAACGACCGGCGGACCGAGTCCATGACCGCCTTGATATCCTCCCCCGGGAGGTACGAGGGCGTTCCGCCGCCGAAGAAGACCGTCACGATCTCCGGCCCGCCGAGAAGCGCGCCCCAGACAGCTATCTCCTTTTGCAGCGCGGCCACGTATGCAGGCATGAGCGACTCTATCCTGGCGTAGGTGTTGAAGTCGCAGTACGGGCACTTCGTCTCGCAGAAGGGGATGTGTATGTACAGTGCGATTGGAGGGGTTGCGGGCATAGGAAAAGGATAACACTACGGAGCGATTGAAGGTGAATGACACCGAGTGTTAAACTCGGGCAAAGAGAGACGATGCGGAGGTAGGGACATGGTTAGAGCCCAGTCGAAGAAGCAAGCGCCAGTGATCCAGGACATGAAGATCGAGGACCTGGAGGCCCAGCTCCTGAAGCTGGACATGGGCTCTCGCGCAAGGCTGGCTGAGCGCCTGCTTGTCAGCCTGGACGAGCTGTCGGACGTCGAAATAGAGCAGTTGTGGGCGGCCGAGGCATTGAGGCGGGATATTGAAATGGACAAGAACCCCGACCTTGCCGTCCCTGCCGACGAGGTGTTCAGCCAGGCGCGGTCACGGCTGAAGAAATGAGCTTCACATTTCACAAGCTTGCCCGCGAGGAGTTTGACTTGGCAATCGAGCCCGTGAAGACCGAATCCGCATTCTTGCCGTCGCACACTCCCGCCGAGAGCCTTATTACTGGAGCGGTAGAAAATAGATCGAGTCTCTACACGTTGAACAGGAAGTTGATGATATCCCCGTCCTTCACGATGTACTCCTTGCCTTCCATCCGCAACACGCCGCGCTTCTTGGCCTCTACCAGGCTTCCGCACTCCACCAGGTCCTTGTAGGCCACTACCTCCGCCCGGATGAAGCCGCGCTCGATGTCTGAATGGATGCGTCCGGCCGCCTTCTGCGCGCTGATGCCTGCGGGTATCTCCCAGGCGCGGCACTCGTCCTCGCCGACGGTGAGGAAGTTGTTCAGGCCGATCACCTCGTAGGACAGCTTCACCATGCGGCCGAGGCCGGACTCTCCCACTCCCATCTCCTTGCGGAACACCTCCTCGTCCGCCGGGTCCATCTGCGCAAGCTCCATCTCCAGCTTGCCGAGCAGCACCGCGCCGCGGACTCCCTCGCCCTTGACGTGCTCCGCCAGTTTCTGTTCCATCTCGGCCACTTTGCCGGCCTGCTCCTCTCCGGCGTTCAGGACGACGATGACGGCCTTCTGGGTAAGGAACCGGAACCCTTCGATAGTCTTCTCCTCGTCCTTCGTCATTTCCTGGCCGCGGATGGGCTTGCCTGCCTCGAGGCCTTCCTTGAGGCGCTCGATAAGGACCTTCTCCTTGTTAAGCTGGTCGCGCTCAGCCTGCTTCGCGCTCTTGAAGCGGTCCGCCATGCGCAGGAGCCTGCGCTCGATCATCTCCAGGTCCGAGAAGGTTAGCTCGAACATCATCGTATCGATGTCCCGGAAAGGGTCGACGGTGTCGGCAACGTGCGTCACCGAGGGGTCCTCGAAGCCGCGGGTGACCACCATGAGCGCGTCCGTGCGCTGCAGGAAATTCAGGAACTCGCCGGAGATTCCCTTCGTCTTGCCGAACCCTTCGGGCGGCGCCGGGATGTCCACATAGCTGACCTCGGCGTGAACGGTCTTGCGCGGGTTGAACATCTTGACCATGACGTCCAGGCGCTCGTCGGGCACCTTTGCGACGCCGACGTTGGGCTTGGCCTGGGCGCTGCCGTAGGTGGCGACCTGCGCCTTGCCGCGCGTGACGGCGTTGAATACTGTGGTCTTGCCGCTTCTGGGGAGCCCGACGATTCCGATTTCCATTGATTCCCGCCTGAGAAAAAAAGTTGTCTAGATTGAGGTAAGAGGGTCGGCTGTGTGTTGCGTAAAGAGTCCCGGTGCGGCATGCCGCACCGGGACTCTTCAATGATGCCAACGGTCCGCCGGGTACTATTCTACGCGATATTTGCCCTCAATGACCGAATCGCCCCCCTGTCCGCGCGCTTTCCTGCCGCGGATATGGTCGAAGAGGACGTCCCGAGGCGTCATGAGCAGGAACGCCGCGAGCGCGCCCAGCGTCACCAGGATGTCATCCACTTGACCGATGCCGAGCAAGAAGTCCGGTATGGGGTCTATGGGCGAAATAAGGTACGCCAGCACCGCCGGCAGGATCAGCTTTACGCCCCCAGGCACGCGCTTGTCGAACAGCAGCCTGAACGCCAGGCGCGCCAGTCGCCACAGGCCGAATGTGCGAATCAACGTCCACAACACAGCGCCACCTCCCACAATTAATAAGTTATTATAGCCGTTACAAATCGCGCGGGTGAAACACTTGGTCCACCTCCTCTACGGTGAGGATTCCTACAGCATCGAAGCAGCCGTTCGCGACCTCAAGGAGAGCGTCGGCGCGCCTGACGTGCG includes the following:
- a CDS encoding addiction module protein, with product MKIEDLEAQLLKLDMGSRARLAERLLVSLDELSDVEIEQLWAAEALRRDIEMDKNPDLAVPADEVFSQARSRLKK
- the ychF gene encoding redox-regulated ATPase YchF; protein product: MEIGIVGLPRSGKTTVFNAVTRGKAQVATYGSAQAKPNVGVAKVPDERLDVMVKMFNPRKTVHAEVSYVDIPAPPEGFGKTKGISGEFLNFLQRTDALMVVTRGFEDPSVTHVADTVDPFRDIDTMMFELTFSDLEMIERRLLRMADRFKSAKQAERDQLNKEKVLIERLKEGLEAGKPIRGQEMTKDEEKTIEGFRFLTQKAVIVVLNAGEEQAGKVAEMEQKLAEHVKGEGVRGAVLLGKLEMELAQMDPADEEVFRKEMGVGESGLGRMVKLSYEVIGLNNFLTVGEDECRAWEIPAGISAQKAAGRIHSDIERGFIRAEVVAYKDLVECGSLVEAKKRGVLRMEGKEYIVKDGDIINFLFNV
- a CDS encoding DUF1232 domain-containing protein; translation: MCNGYNNLLIVGGGAVLWTLIRTFGLWRLARLAFRLLFDKRVPGGVKLILPAVLAYLISPIDPIPDFLLGIGQVDDILVTLGALAAFLLMTPRDVLFDHIRGRKARGQGGDSVIEGKYRVE